The Benincasa hispida cultivar B227 chromosome 11, ASM972705v1, whole genome shotgun sequence genome has a segment encoding these proteins:
- the LOC120091008 gene encoding uncharacterized protein LOC120091008 isoform X2, translating to MGGLLYPIDFYHRSMAKKIFNQKRRHGGLETPRNSLELQMESSQNYCAAEEIPYSYQIDEVFSDKDYLKNEASMKKLIDKEISTRTNVRHNGPSIVARLMGMDMLPLDAKDVVELSDKRRNTKGVKTSNRESNGRSNSHASSKSNSSKQMDLNSSYQDNDKGDDRWSSSQKMGKSHRREHPQEEELQKFKKEFEAWQAARFRECSRVIEVSSINRRSLAQDDLAKEKMALNANTRRILSQKVSAEPKGSTVEMKSYRNIDLDDGVKRETFPAEQRGSFSLRSKSMDADFEHPCMISCDQKDKSRGPTKIVILKPGPDKMYLHEEHWKNSSGTLGERVSIEDFLDEVKERLRCELQGKTLKKGYAARGSGIETPYSERPSHTRQIAQNIATQVRDNVTRDIGINLLRSESTRSYNSEIQFNGLDSPEFINKDTRRLLSERLRNVQRKDSNSDLDSGSSRSSVCDHERVVNQVETTLKNGKRSSYWEALRDTEVIQTRSFRHEADQNEALPKELSPRNLTRSLSAPVSGTSFGKLLLEDRHILTGAHIQRKHEASDVAVSVKKQKKERFNFKEKVSNFRYNFTLRGKLFGRKTQSISGLHSANLYSSKDILSGPTVVMNSGERHERENFTEVPPSPASVCSSVQEEFWKLSDHHSPISTSDVTPREENCVSQVFREISSNLKELRRQLNQLDSDDIEDKVEQQPVESEIAKLEDPAEAYIRDLLIVSGMYDGSTDNNFSRNNAATKPISNAIFEEVEEAYRKSETKNEIIGKEQNENSFVHDPWPLPYFVISSVRKVKQSAAASSNVQLLRQKLEVVVKVDY from the exons TACTCCTATCAAATCGATGAAGTGTTTTCTGATAAGGACTATTTGAAAAATGAGGCTTCAATGAAGAAATTAATTGATAAGGAAATATCCACGCGCACAAATGTCAGACATAATGGACCAAGCATTGTTGCTCGACTCATGGGAATGGATATGTTGCCCTTGGATGCTAAAGATGTAGTTGAGCTAAGTGACAAGAGACGTAATACCAAGGGAGTTAAGACTTCAAATAGAGAAAGTAATGGCAGAAGCAATTCTCATGCATCCTCCAAATCAAATTCTTCTAAGCAAATGGACCTGAACTCATCTTATCAAGATAATGACAAGGGCGATGATCGTTGGAGCAGCAGTCAGAAGATGGGAAAATCACACCGTCGGGAACATCCTCAGGAAGAGGAATTACAAAAGTTCAAAAAGGAATTTGAAGCATGGCAAGCTGCAAGGTTTAGGGAGTGTTCAAGGGTTATTGAAGTTAGTAGCATCAACAGACGGTCACTTGCTCAGGACGACCTTGCCAAGGAGAAGATGGCACTAAATGCAAACACAAGGAGAATATTGAGTCAGAAGGTCTCAGCGGAACCTAAAGGTTCAACAGTGGAGATGAAATCATATAGAAATATCGATCTGGATGATGGCGTTAAGAGGGAAACATTCCCAGCTGAGCAGAGGGGATCCTTTTCTTTGAGAAGTAAATCCATGGATGCAGATTTTGAACACCCTTGCATGATAAGTTGTGATCAGAAAGACAAATCGCGTGGCCCAACAAAGATTGTGATTCTGAAGCCTGGTCCTGATAAGATGTACCTCCATGAAGAGCACTGGAAAAACTCCTCAGGGACCTTAGGAGAAAGAGTTAGTATTGAAGATTTTCTTGACGAGGTCAAGGAGCGGCTGAGATGCGAATTGCAAGGGAAAACGTTGAAAAAAGGTTATGCAGCTCGTGGAAGTGGAATAGAGACACCATATAGTGAGAGGCCATCTCACACAAGACAAATAGCTCAGAACATAGCCACACAGGTTAGAGATAATGTCACAAGAGACATTGGAATAAATTTACTTCGTTCAGAATCCACAAGATCATACAATAGCGAAATTCAATTTAATGGGTTAGATTCCCCAGAATTCATAAACAAAGATACCAGAAGATTGTTGTCAGAGAGACTGAGAAATGTTCAAAGGAAAGATTCAAATTCAGACCTTGATAGTGGCAGCTCTAGGTCATCTGTATGTGATCATGAAAGAGTTGTGAACCAAGTAGAAACCACTTTGAAAAATGGAAAACGTTCAAGTTACTGGGAAGCACTCAGAGATACAGAAGTTATACAAACTAGATCTTTCAGGCATGAGGCAGACCAAAATGAGGCTCTTCCCAAAGAATTATCTCCTAGGAATCTCACCAGGTCATTATCAGCTCCAGTGTCAGGAACATCATTTGGGAAACTTCTTCTGGAGGACCGCCACATTTTAACTGGTGCCCACATTCAGAGAAAACATGAAGCAAGTGATGTGGCGGTGAGTGTCAAAAAGCAGAAGAAAGAGaggtttaatttcaaagaaaaggTTTCCAATTTCAGATATAATTTCACTCTTAGAGGGAAGCTGTTTGGTAGAAAGACTCAGTCAATTAGCGGATTGCATTCTGCCAATCTATACTCTTCCAAAGACATCTTGAGTGGACCAACCGTTGTAATGAATTCCGGAGAGCGCCATGAAAGG GAGAATTTCACTGAGGTGCCTCCGAGTCCTGCCTCTGTGTGCAGCAGTGTCCAAGAAGAGTTCTGGAAGTTATCTGATCATCACAGTCCAATATCAACTTCAGATGTGACTCCTAGAGAAGAGAACTGTGTTTCCCAGGTCTTTAGGGAGATAAGCTCTAACTTGAAAG AACTTCGAAGACAGCTGAATCAACTTGATTCAGATGATATTGAGGACAAAGTGGAACAGCAGCCCGTTGAGTCTGAAATCGCAAAACTTGAAGATCCAGCAGAAGCTTACATACGAGACCTTCTTATTGTTTCTGGTATGTATGATGGATCAACAGATAACAACTTTTCACGGAATAATGCAGCTACAAAGCCTATCAGCAATGCAATTTTTGAGGAAGTAGAAGAAGCTTATAGAAAATCAGAGACCAAAAATGAAATCATCGGGAAGGAGCAGAATGAAAATAGT TTTGTGCACGATCCTTGGCCTTTGCCATATTTTGTAATATCCAGCGTCAGAAAAGTTAAACAATCAGCTGCCGCAAGTTCCAATGTTCAATTGCTGCGACAAAAG TTGgaagtggttgtcaaagttgattattga
- the LOC120091008 gene encoding uncharacterized protein LOC120091008 isoform X1: protein MGGLLYPIDFYHRSMAKKIFNQKRRHGGLETPRNSLELQMESSQNYCAAEEIPYSYQIDEVFSDKDYLKNEASMKKLIDKEISTRTNVRHNGPSIVARLMGMDMLPLDAKDVVELSDKRRNTKGVKTSNRESNGRSNSHASSKSNSSKQMDLNSSYQDNDKGDDRWSSSQKMGKSHRREHPQEEELQKFKKEFEAWQAARFRECSRVIEVSSINRRSLAQDDLAKEKMALNANTRRILSQKVSAEPKGSTVEMKSYRNIDLDDGVKRETFPAEQRGSFSLRSKSMDADFEHPCMISCDQKDKSRGPTKIVILKPGPDKMYLHEEHWKNSSGTLGERVSIEDFLDEVKERLRCELQGKTLKKGYAARGSGIETPYSERPSHTRQIAQNIATQVRDNVTRDIGINLLRSESTRSYNSEIQFNGLDSPEFINKDTRRLLSERLRNVQRKDSNSDLDSGSSRSSVCDHERVVNQVETTLKNGKRSSYWEALRDTEVIQTRSFRHEADQNEALPKELSPRNLTRSLSAPVSGTSFGKLLLEDRHILTGAHIQRKHEASDVAVSVKKQKKERFNFKEKVSNFRYNFTLRGKLFGRKTQSISGLHSANLYSSKDILSGPTVVMNSGERHERENFTEVPPSPASVCSSVQEEFWKLSDHHSPISTSDVTPREENCVSQVFREISSNLKELRRQLNQLDSDDIEDKVEQQPVESEIAKLEDPAEAYIRDLLIVSGMYDGSTDNNFSRNNAATKPISNAIFEEVEEAYRKSETKNEIIGKEQNENSVGHQMLFDLLNEALPIVLAPCLTMSRFRRKVTNSSMPLRPLFGKKLLDSVWDVIRKFVHPSTDRSYYLLDGVMARDLNSIPWSSLMDDEVNTTGREVEGLIIKDLVEEVVKDLLK, encoded by the exons TACTCCTATCAAATCGATGAAGTGTTTTCTGATAAGGACTATTTGAAAAATGAGGCTTCAATGAAGAAATTAATTGATAAGGAAATATCCACGCGCACAAATGTCAGACATAATGGACCAAGCATTGTTGCTCGACTCATGGGAATGGATATGTTGCCCTTGGATGCTAAAGATGTAGTTGAGCTAAGTGACAAGAGACGTAATACCAAGGGAGTTAAGACTTCAAATAGAGAAAGTAATGGCAGAAGCAATTCTCATGCATCCTCCAAATCAAATTCTTCTAAGCAAATGGACCTGAACTCATCTTATCAAGATAATGACAAGGGCGATGATCGTTGGAGCAGCAGTCAGAAGATGGGAAAATCACACCGTCGGGAACATCCTCAGGAAGAGGAATTACAAAAGTTCAAAAAGGAATTTGAAGCATGGCAAGCTGCAAGGTTTAGGGAGTGTTCAAGGGTTATTGAAGTTAGTAGCATCAACAGACGGTCACTTGCTCAGGACGACCTTGCCAAGGAGAAGATGGCACTAAATGCAAACACAAGGAGAATATTGAGTCAGAAGGTCTCAGCGGAACCTAAAGGTTCAACAGTGGAGATGAAATCATATAGAAATATCGATCTGGATGATGGCGTTAAGAGGGAAACATTCCCAGCTGAGCAGAGGGGATCCTTTTCTTTGAGAAGTAAATCCATGGATGCAGATTTTGAACACCCTTGCATGATAAGTTGTGATCAGAAAGACAAATCGCGTGGCCCAACAAAGATTGTGATTCTGAAGCCTGGTCCTGATAAGATGTACCTCCATGAAGAGCACTGGAAAAACTCCTCAGGGACCTTAGGAGAAAGAGTTAGTATTGAAGATTTTCTTGACGAGGTCAAGGAGCGGCTGAGATGCGAATTGCAAGGGAAAACGTTGAAAAAAGGTTATGCAGCTCGTGGAAGTGGAATAGAGACACCATATAGTGAGAGGCCATCTCACACAAGACAAATAGCTCAGAACATAGCCACACAGGTTAGAGATAATGTCACAAGAGACATTGGAATAAATTTACTTCGTTCAGAATCCACAAGATCATACAATAGCGAAATTCAATTTAATGGGTTAGATTCCCCAGAATTCATAAACAAAGATACCAGAAGATTGTTGTCAGAGAGACTGAGAAATGTTCAAAGGAAAGATTCAAATTCAGACCTTGATAGTGGCAGCTCTAGGTCATCTGTATGTGATCATGAAAGAGTTGTGAACCAAGTAGAAACCACTTTGAAAAATGGAAAACGTTCAAGTTACTGGGAAGCACTCAGAGATACAGAAGTTATACAAACTAGATCTTTCAGGCATGAGGCAGACCAAAATGAGGCTCTTCCCAAAGAATTATCTCCTAGGAATCTCACCAGGTCATTATCAGCTCCAGTGTCAGGAACATCATTTGGGAAACTTCTTCTGGAGGACCGCCACATTTTAACTGGTGCCCACATTCAGAGAAAACATGAAGCAAGTGATGTGGCGGTGAGTGTCAAAAAGCAGAAGAAAGAGaggtttaatttcaaagaaaaggTTTCCAATTTCAGATATAATTTCACTCTTAGAGGGAAGCTGTTTGGTAGAAAGACTCAGTCAATTAGCGGATTGCATTCTGCCAATCTATACTCTTCCAAAGACATCTTGAGTGGACCAACCGTTGTAATGAATTCCGGAGAGCGCCATGAAAGG GAGAATTTCACTGAGGTGCCTCCGAGTCCTGCCTCTGTGTGCAGCAGTGTCCAAGAAGAGTTCTGGAAGTTATCTGATCATCACAGTCCAATATCAACTTCAGATGTGACTCCTAGAGAAGAGAACTGTGTTTCCCAGGTCTTTAGGGAGATAAGCTCTAACTTGAAAG AACTTCGAAGACAGCTGAATCAACTTGATTCAGATGATATTGAGGACAAAGTGGAACAGCAGCCCGTTGAGTCTGAAATCGCAAAACTTGAAGATCCAGCAGAAGCTTACATACGAGACCTTCTTATTGTTTCTGGTATGTATGATGGATCAACAGATAACAACTTTTCACGGAATAATGCAGCTACAAAGCCTATCAGCAATGCAATTTTTGAGGAAGTAGAAGAAGCTTATAGAAAATCAGAGACCAAAAATGAAATCATCGGGAAGGAGCAGAATGAAAATAGTGTAGGTCATCAAATGTTATTTGATCTTTTGAACGAAGCACTTCCTATTGTACTTGCACCATGTTTAACAATGTCCAGATTTAGAAGAAAAGTTACTAACTCCTCTATGCCACTGAGGCCTTTGTTCGGAAAAAAACTATTGGATTCTGTATGGGATGTCATCCGCAAGTTCGTGCACCCTTCAACTGATAGATCTTATTACTTGCTTGATGGGGTTATGGCTCGAGATTTAAATTCAATACCATGGTCCTCATTGATGGATGATGAGGTTAATACAACTGGAAGAGAGGTTGAAGGTTTGATCATCAAGgatttggttgaagaagttgtGAAGGATTTGCTAAAATGA
- the LOC120091008 gene encoding uncharacterized protein LOC120091008 isoform X4: protein MGGLLYPIDFYHRSMAKKIFNQKRRHGGLETPRNSLELQMESSQNYCAAEEIPYSYQIDEVFSDKDYLKNEASMKKLIDKEISTRTNVRHNGPSIVARLMGMDMLPLDAKDVVELSDKRRNTKGVKTSNRESNGRSNSHASSKSNSSKQMDLNSSYQDNDKGDDRWSSSQKMGKSHRREHPQEEELQKFKKEFEAWQAARFRECSRVIEVSSINRRSLAQDDLAKEKMALNANTRRILSQKVSAEPKGSTVEMKSYRNIDLDDGVKRETFPAEQRGSFSLRSKSMDADFEHPCMISCDQKDKSRGPTKIVILKPGPDKMYLHEEHWKNSSGTLGERVSIEDFLDEVKERLRCELQGKTLKKGYAARGSGIETPYSERPSHTRQIAQNIATQVRDNVTRDIGINLLRSESTRSYNSEIQFNGLDSPEFINKDTRRLLSERLRNVQRKDSNSDLDSGSSRSSVCDHERVVNQVETTLKNGKRSSYWEALRDTEVIQTRSFRHEADQNEALPKELSPRNLTRSLSAPVSGTSFGKLLLEDRHILTGAHIQRKHEASDVAVSVKKQKKERFNFKEKVSNFRYNFTLRGKLFGRKTQSISGLHSANLYSSKDILSGPTVVMNSGERHERENFTEVPPSPASVCSSVQEEFWKLSDHHSPISTSDVTPREENCVSQVFREISSNLKELRRQLNQLDSDDIEDKVEQQPVESEIAKLEDPAEAYIRDLLIVSGMYDGSTDNNFSRNNAATKPISNAIFEEVEEAYRKSETKNEIIGKEQNENSFVHDPWPLPYFVISSVRKVKQSAAASSNVQLLRQK, encoded by the exons TACTCCTATCAAATCGATGAAGTGTTTTCTGATAAGGACTATTTGAAAAATGAGGCTTCAATGAAGAAATTAATTGATAAGGAAATATCCACGCGCACAAATGTCAGACATAATGGACCAAGCATTGTTGCTCGACTCATGGGAATGGATATGTTGCCCTTGGATGCTAAAGATGTAGTTGAGCTAAGTGACAAGAGACGTAATACCAAGGGAGTTAAGACTTCAAATAGAGAAAGTAATGGCAGAAGCAATTCTCATGCATCCTCCAAATCAAATTCTTCTAAGCAAATGGACCTGAACTCATCTTATCAAGATAATGACAAGGGCGATGATCGTTGGAGCAGCAGTCAGAAGATGGGAAAATCACACCGTCGGGAACATCCTCAGGAAGAGGAATTACAAAAGTTCAAAAAGGAATTTGAAGCATGGCAAGCTGCAAGGTTTAGGGAGTGTTCAAGGGTTATTGAAGTTAGTAGCATCAACAGACGGTCACTTGCTCAGGACGACCTTGCCAAGGAGAAGATGGCACTAAATGCAAACACAAGGAGAATATTGAGTCAGAAGGTCTCAGCGGAACCTAAAGGTTCAACAGTGGAGATGAAATCATATAGAAATATCGATCTGGATGATGGCGTTAAGAGGGAAACATTCCCAGCTGAGCAGAGGGGATCCTTTTCTTTGAGAAGTAAATCCATGGATGCAGATTTTGAACACCCTTGCATGATAAGTTGTGATCAGAAAGACAAATCGCGTGGCCCAACAAAGATTGTGATTCTGAAGCCTGGTCCTGATAAGATGTACCTCCATGAAGAGCACTGGAAAAACTCCTCAGGGACCTTAGGAGAAAGAGTTAGTATTGAAGATTTTCTTGACGAGGTCAAGGAGCGGCTGAGATGCGAATTGCAAGGGAAAACGTTGAAAAAAGGTTATGCAGCTCGTGGAAGTGGAATAGAGACACCATATAGTGAGAGGCCATCTCACACAAGACAAATAGCTCAGAACATAGCCACACAGGTTAGAGATAATGTCACAAGAGACATTGGAATAAATTTACTTCGTTCAGAATCCACAAGATCATACAATAGCGAAATTCAATTTAATGGGTTAGATTCCCCAGAATTCATAAACAAAGATACCAGAAGATTGTTGTCAGAGAGACTGAGAAATGTTCAAAGGAAAGATTCAAATTCAGACCTTGATAGTGGCAGCTCTAGGTCATCTGTATGTGATCATGAAAGAGTTGTGAACCAAGTAGAAACCACTTTGAAAAATGGAAAACGTTCAAGTTACTGGGAAGCACTCAGAGATACAGAAGTTATACAAACTAGATCTTTCAGGCATGAGGCAGACCAAAATGAGGCTCTTCCCAAAGAATTATCTCCTAGGAATCTCACCAGGTCATTATCAGCTCCAGTGTCAGGAACATCATTTGGGAAACTTCTTCTGGAGGACCGCCACATTTTAACTGGTGCCCACATTCAGAGAAAACATGAAGCAAGTGATGTGGCGGTGAGTGTCAAAAAGCAGAAGAAAGAGaggtttaatttcaaagaaaaggTTTCCAATTTCAGATATAATTTCACTCTTAGAGGGAAGCTGTTTGGTAGAAAGACTCAGTCAATTAGCGGATTGCATTCTGCCAATCTATACTCTTCCAAAGACATCTTGAGTGGACCAACCGTTGTAATGAATTCCGGAGAGCGCCATGAAAGG GAGAATTTCACTGAGGTGCCTCCGAGTCCTGCCTCTGTGTGCAGCAGTGTCCAAGAAGAGTTCTGGAAGTTATCTGATCATCACAGTCCAATATCAACTTCAGATGTGACTCCTAGAGAAGAGAACTGTGTTTCCCAGGTCTTTAGGGAGATAAGCTCTAACTTGAAAG AACTTCGAAGACAGCTGAATCAACTTGATTCAGATGATATTGAGGACAAAGTGGAACAGCAGCCCGTTGAGTCTGAAATCGCAAAACTTGAAGATCCAGCAGAAGCTTACATACGAGACCTTCTTATTGTTTCTGGTATGTATGATGGATCAACAGATAACAACTTTTCACGGAATAATGCAGCTACAAAGCCTATCAGCAATGCAATTTTTGAGGAAGTAGAAGAAGCTTATAGAAAATCAGAGACCAAAAATGAAATCATCGGGAAGGAGCAGAATGAAAATAGT TTTGTGCACGATCCTTGGCCTTTGCCATATTTTGTAATATCCAGCGTCAGAAAAGTTAAACAATCAGCTGCCGCAAGTTCCAATGTTCAATTGCTGCGACAAAAG TAA
- the LOC120091008 gene encoding uncharacterized protein LOC120091008 isoform X3, whose translation MGGLLYPIDFYHRSMAKKIFNQKRRHGGLETPRNSLELQMESSQNYCAAEEIPYSYQIDEVFSDKDYLKNEASMKKLIDKEISTRTNVRHNGPSIVARLMGMDMLPLDAKDVVELSDKRRNTKGVKTSNRESNGRSNSHASSKSNSSKQMDLNSSYQDNDKGDDRWSSSQKMGKSHRREHPQEEELQKFKKEFEAWQAARFRECSRVIEVSSINRRSLAQDDLAKEKMALNANTRRILSQKVSAEPKGSTVEMKSYRNIDLDDGVKRETFPAEQRGSFSLRSKSMDADFEHPCMISCDQKDKSRGPTKIVILKPGPDKMYLHEEHWKNSSGTLGERVSIEDFLDEVKERLRCELQGKTLKKGYAARGSGIETPYSERPSHTRQIAQNIATQVRDNVTRDIGINLLRSESTRSYNSEIQFNGLDSPEFINKDTRRLLSERLRNVQRKDSNSDLDSGSSRSSVCDHERVVNQVETTLKNGKRSSYWEALRDTEVIQTRSFRHEADQNEALPKELSPRNLTRSLSAPVSGTSFGKLLLEDRHILTGAHIQRKHEASDVAVSVKKQKKERFNFKEKVSNFRYNFTLRGKLFGRKTQSISGLHSANLYSSKDILSGPTVVMNSGERHERENFTEVPPSPASVCSSVQEEFWKLSDHHSPISTSDVTPREENCVSQVFREISSNLKELRRQLNQLDSDDIEDKVEQQPVESEIAKLEDPAEAYIRDLLIVSGMYDGSTDNNFSRNNAATKPISNAIFEEVEEAYRKSETKNEIIGKEQNENSFVHDPWPLPYFVISSVRKVKQSAAASSNVQLLRQKLEVVSGA comes from the exons TACTCCTATCAAATCGATGAAGTGTTTTCTGATAAGGACTATTTGAAAAATGAGGCTTCAATGAAGAAATTAATTGATAAGGAAATATCCACGCGCACAAATGTCAGACATAATGGACCAAGCATTGTTGCTCGACTCATGGGAATGGATATGTTGCCCTTGGATGCTAAAGATGTAGTTGAGCTAAGTGACAAGAGACGTAATACCAAGGGAGTTAAGACTTCAAATAGAGAAAGTAATGGCAGAAGCAATTCTCATGCATCCTCCAAATCAAATTCTTCTAAGCAAATGGACCTGAACTCATCTTATCAAGATAATGACAAGGGCGATGATCGTTGGAGCAGCAGTCAGAAGATGGGAAAATCACACCGTCGGGAACATCCTCAGGAAGAGGAATTACAAAAGTTCAAAAAGGAATTTGAAGCATGGCAAGCTGCAAGGTTTAGGGAGTGTTCAAGGGTTATTGAAGTTAGTAGCATCAACAGACGGTCACTTGCTCAGGACGACCTTGCCAAGGAGAAGATGGCACTAAATGCAAACACAAGGAGAATATTGAGTCAGAAGGTCTCAGCGGAACCTAAAGGTTCAACAGTGGAGATGAAATCATATAGAAATATCGATCTGGATGATGGCGTTAAGAGGGAAACATTCCCAGCTGAGCAGAGGGGATCCTTTTCTTTGAGAAGTAAATCCATGGATGCAGATTTTGAACACCCTTGCATGATAAGTTGTGATCAGAAAGACAAATCGCGTGGCCCAACAAAGATTGTGATTCTGAAGCCTGGTCCTGATAAGATGTACCTCCATGAAGAGCACTGGAAAAACTCCTCAGGGACCTTAGGAGAAAGAGTTAGTATTGAAGATTTTCTTGACGAGGTCAAGGAGCGGCTGAGATGCGAATTGCAAGGGAAAACGTTGAAAAAAGGTTATGCAGCTCGTGGAAGTGGAATAGAGACACCATATAGTGAGAGGCCATCTCACACAAGACAAATAGCTCAGAACATAGCCACACAGGTTAGAGATAATGTCACAAGAGACATTGGAATAAATTTACTTCGTTCAGAATCCACAAGATCATACAATAGCGAAATTCAATTTAATGGGTTAGATTCCCCAGAATTCATAAACAAAGATACCAGAAGATTGTTGTCAGAGAGACTGAGAAATGTTCAAAGGAAAGATTCAAATTCAGACCTTGATAGTGGCAGCTCTAGGTCATCTGTATGTGATCATGAAAGAGTTGTGAACCAAGTAGAAACCACTTTGAAAAATGGAAAACGTTCAAGTTACTGGGAAGCACTCAGAGATACAGAAGTTATACAAACTAGATCTTTCAGGCATGAGGCAGACCAAAATGAGGCTCTTCCCAAAGAATTATCTCCTAGGAATCTCACCAGGTCATTATCAGCTCCAGTGTCAGGAACATCATTTGGGAAACTTCTTCTGGAGGACCGCCACATTTTAACTGGTGCCCACATTCAGAGAAAACATGAAGCAAGTGATGTGGCGGTGAGTGTCAAAAAGCAGAAGAAAGAGaggtttaatttcaaagaaaaggTTTCCAATTTCAGATATAATTTCACTCTTAGAGGGAAGCTGTTTGGTAGAAAGACTCAGTCAATTAGCGGATTGCATTCTGCCAATCTATACTCTTCCAAAGACATCTTGAGTGGACCAACCGTTGTAATGAATTCCGGAGAGCGCCATGAAAGG GAGAATTTCACTGAGGTGCCTCCGAGTCCTGCCTCTGTGTGCAGCAGTGTCCAAGAAGAGTTCTGGAAGTTATCTGATCATCACAGTCCAATATCAACTTCAGATGTGACTCCTAGAGAAGAGAACTGTGTTTCCCAGGTCTTTAGGGAGATAAGCTCTAACTTGAAAG AACTTCGAAGACAGCTGAATCAACTTGATTCAGATGATATTGAGGACAAAGTGGAACAGCAGCCCGTTGAGTCTGAAATCGCAAAACTTGAAGATCCAGCAGAAGCTTACATACGAGACCTTCTTATTGTTTCTGGTATGTATGATGGATCAACAGATAACAACTTTTCACGGAATAATGCAGCTACAAAGCCTATCAGCAATGCAATTTTTGAGGAAGTAGAAGAAGCTTATAGAAAATCAGAGACCAAAAATGAAATCATCGGGAAGGAGCAGAATGAAAATAGT TTTGTGCACGATCCTTGGCCTTTGCCATATTTTGTAATATCCAGCGTCAGAAAAGTTAAACAATCAGCTGCCGCAAGTTCCAATGTTCAATTGCTGCGACAAAAG ttggaggtggtttctggagcctga